One genomic region from Labeo rohita strain BAU-BD-2019 chromosome 7, IGBB_LRoh.1.0, whole genome shotgun sequence encodes:
- the ccnb2 gene encoding G2/mitotic-specific cyclin-B2 — MEIHALRNANNPVFIGGKGGPVNGAARRAVFGELSNLTHKPVQTKKVQTALPVKPTVQPAVVQPKRAQVQHEIPQPAPALPPVQADVSMKEEELCQAFSNTLFPVEDIDEGDADMPQLCPEYVKDIYAYLRSLESQQSIRPRYMRGYDINGRMRALLVDWLIQVHSRFQLLQETLYMTVAILDRFLQVQPVTRKKLQLVGVTAMLIACKYEEMYVPLVGDFAYIADDAFTKAQIREMEMLILSELNFELGRPLPLHFLRRASKAGNADAEKHTLAKYFLELTLLDYDMVHFNPSETAAAALYLSQLVLDGQKWSPTQQHYSTYDEAHLKPIMQHIAKNVVMVNDGLSKHVTVKKKYSSSRLMKISLLPQLKSSLVKDLAAPLLSSS; from the exons ATGGAAATTCACGCTTTG CGCAATGCAAACAACCCCGTTTTTATCGGTGGTAAAGGCGGGCCTGTGAACGGTGCAGCGAGGAGGGCCGTGTTTGGCGAACTGTCCAACTTAACCCACAAACCAGTTCAGACCAAG aaggttcaaactgcGCTACCTGTAAAACCAACTGTCCAGCCAGCTGTTGTGCAACCCAAACGTGCCCAGGTACAGCACGAGATCCCCCAGCCTGCCCCAGCGTTGCCCCCTGTTCAAGCTGACGTGAGCATGAAGGAAGAGGAACTGTGTCAAGCCTTTTCCAACACACTCTTTCCAGTCGAAGACATCGATGAAGGGGATGCTGACATGCCCCAGCTGTGTCCTGAATATGTGAAGGACATCTATGCATATCTGCGAAGCCTTGAG AGTCAGCAGTCCATTCGTCCCCGTTATATGCGTGGCTATGATATCAACGGACGAATGCGTGCTCTCCTGGTTGACTGGCTGATTCAGGTGCACTCAAGATTTCAGCTTCTGCAGGAAACCTTGTACATGACCGTAGCCATCCTTGATCGATTTCTCCAG gTCCAGCCTGTGACCCGTAAGAAGCTCCAGCTAGTGGGTGTTACCGCAATGCTGATTGCTTGTAAATATGAGGAAATGTATGTGCCTCTGGTTGGGGATTTTGCCTACATCGCTGACGATGCCTTCACAAAAGCCCAGATCCGAGAGATGGAGATGCTGATTCTCAGTGAGCTGAACTTTGAGCTCGGACGTCCTCTGCCCCTGCATTTTCTGCGGAGGGCTTCAAAGGCTGGGAAT GCGGATGCTGAGAAGCATACACTTGCAAAATATTTCCTTGAACTGACACTACTTGATTACGACATGGTCCACTTTAACCCTTCTGAGACTGCAGCTGCTGCTTTGTACCTCTCTCAACTTGTGCTTGATGGCCAAAAATGG TCACCAACCCAGCAACACTACTCTACGTATGATGAGGCCCACCTGAAGCCTATCATGCAGCATATTGCCAAAAATGTGGTTATGGTCAATGATGGGCTCTCAAAGCATGTG ACTGTGAAAAAGAAATACTCCAGCAGtaggctcatgaagatcagcctTCTTCCCCAGTTGAAGTCATCACTTGTGAAGGATCTGGCTGCTCCTCTGCTGTCCAGCTCTTGA